The region TCGCCATCGCGCCGCACGCGGAATTCCACCGGGCTGCCGGCAGGCGAGTATTTCGCCGCGTTCGATAGCAGGTTGGAGAAGATGTGGCGCAGCAGCGGCTCATCCGCCGTCGCCCCGGCGAGATCGTTTTCGAAGGTCATCTCCACCGGGCACCGTCGCACCGTGGCCGACTGCGATTCATCGGTCAGCTTCAGGCACAGCGCCTCCAGATCCAGCGGCACCGGCGAAAAGGTCAGCTTGCCCGCATCCGCACGACCGAGCACCAGCACCTGCTCCATCAGCGCCCCCATCCGCCGCGTGGCACTGTGGATGTCCTCGAACAATTCTAACCGCCTCGCCTCATCCAGCCTATCAAAGTAATTCCGCAGCAGTTCCACCGCCGACATGATGATCCCCAGCGGCGTCCGGAACTCGTGCGACACGATCGACGTGAAGCGCGAGCGCAGCTCATTCAGCTCCCGCTCATTCTCCAGTGCCCGGCGAATGGTCTCTTCCGTACGGCGTTGCTCGGTTCGGTCCGTCACCGCCGCAATGACGCTCGCGCCCTTCCCCGGCACGCGGGCCAGATGGACCGAGCACGGAATCTCCCGCCCGTCGCCACTGCGATGGACCCAGTCGAAATACGGCGTCTCACCGCCCAGCGCCTGGGAAATCTTCTCGCGCGCCGCGTCCATGCTCAAGCGGCCATCCGGCTGATACTCCGGGCTGAAATCCGCCGGCCCACCGGCCAGCAATGAAGTACGATCCACACCGTAGAAGCGCAGCGCGCTCTCATTCGCATCCGTGAATCGCCCCGTCTCCATGTCCACCACCACCGTCGGCGTCGGCGTGTGCTCGATCACCTGGCGATAGCGCGCCTCGCTCTCGCGCAGCGCAACCTCCCCGCGCTGGCGTTCATCAATCTCCACCGCCAGCGCGATCCATTGCGCCACGTAGCGCGCGAAGTCCACTTCCTGCGCTGTCCACTCGCGCGGGCCGCCGACATGCTCATGGCACACCACCCCGAAGAGCCGGCCATGACGATGCACCGGCGCATCCAGCATCGCGCCGATTCCCAGCGGCGTGAAATAGATGTCATGGAACTCGGCCAGCCGCGGATCGCTCATCGTATCGCTCGCCACGATCAGGTTCGATCCCTCGTGAAGCGCCGCGAAGTAGGTGGGAAACGTATCCGCCTCCAGCACCAGCGGCTCACTGTCATGGGTCCCGCTGGAGAGCAGGAACTGCATCTCCCTGCGGATCGCGCGGCCATCGGGATCCAGGCTCCAATAACCCACCCGCTCCACATTCAGGCTGGCAGCACTGCGTTGCAGCAGCTCGCGCAGCATGTCCTTCAAGGGCACCACGCCGATCCGCTCGATCAAGGTATCGAGCTGCTCGCTGGAAGGTCGTAAGGGCGCAGTCATGGGAAGTTGAAGGCCGCACTTAGCGGAAGCACCGCGCGCCGTGAATCCCATTCCGCGGCACCACACCGCCTCCGTCCGAAGTCGTATGCAGAAGCCCCCGGAAACACGGGAAACCCCGGCGGAGGTCCTATTCCGCAAATCCACAACTCATGGGATGAAGGCAGCACACCAATCGAATTTCTCCTCCAGCCATGAAAACACTTCTCGCTCTTCTCTTCACCGCCCTGGCGGTCTGCGCCAATGCCGGCACCCACGTCTGGTCGGGTGCGGGTGCCAACGCCTATTGGAACACTGCCGGCAACTGGTCCTCCGGCGGCGTGCCTGTCGCTGGCGAGGCCGCCCCGGTGAAGCTCATCTTCCCCGCCAACGCCACTTCCCGCACCAGCATGCTGAATATCGCCAACCTCAAGATCGACTCCATCGAGGTGGACCTCACCAGCGGGAGCTACACTTTCCCGACGGCAGGAACGTCCATCACCTTCACCGGTGCGGCAGGCGACAATTTCAAGGTGACCGGAAACTCGAGCAGCGTAACCTGGCAGCCAGGCATCAACCTCCAGTCGACCTGCCGCTTTAACGTCTTGGTCAGTCCCGCCTACGCCGATTTCCAAGGCGTGATTTCCGGCAACGGCGGCATCGTGAAGACCGGCAACGGCGACTTGAAGTTTTCCATCGGCGCTGTGGCGAATACCTTCACCGGCACGCTGCGGCTGGAGCAGGGCGATATTCTCTTGGAAAAGGCGGCGGGCATTGCCTGCTTCGGAGGCAAACTTGAAATCGTCGCTGGCACTTGCACGGTCCGCCAATCCCAACAGATCCCCGCCAATGCGGTGGTCGAAATCCTCGGTGGCACCCTGGCGGCCGCTGGCAACACCACCTTCACGCAGACGCTCAACAATGTGACGATGGGCGGCGATAGCCGCATCAACGCAAACGTGAACGGCAACATCACTTTCGGCGGAACCTTGGATTTCGTGAATGATGCCACTACCAGTCCCACCATTTCTACCGCGAGCACCGGAACCCTCTCCTTCGGCGGCGGTACTCGCACCCTATACCTGCCGCACCCCGATTCCTACCTGGAAGTCTATGCCGTGATCGGTGACGGCCCGACCGCTACCAGCCTTGTGAAGACCGGTGCCGGCTATCTGAAGCTCCTGTCGGCCAACACCTTCTCCGGAACCATGGAGGTTAAGGAAGGCGAGCTTGATATCGCGAATCCGAATGGACTCGGCAGTACCGCCAAGGGCACCACCGTGCGCGCCGGCGCCACCCTGATCCTGAACTCTACCATGACCCTCCCTGCCGGAGAAACCATTACGCTGGAAGGCGATCTCGAGCCCGCAATGCAGCGGAGCTGCCCGGCCCGGTCGTGCTCGGCGGCACTCCATCCATTCATGCCGCCTACGGCTTCCCGCTCAAGCTGACCGGTGTCATCTCCGGCAGTCCTTCACAGGTCACCATCAAGGCCGGCGGCGCGGTCGAATGGAGCGGCAGCCAGGGCAACACCTACACCGGCATCGTCAAGGTCGACCTCAGCTCCGAACTCGTCCTTAAGAAGACCGCGGGGCAAGCCGTCACCGGCCCGGTCGAAATGGGTGGAGGCAAGCTCACCCTGGGAGCATCCAATCAGATCGCCGATACGGCACCGGTGTGGTTTTCAGGAAACGGCGTGTTCAACGTCAACGGCTACTCGGAGACCGTTTTAACCGTCTACGGAAGTGTGACTGCCGCGCTCGTGCTCGGCGATGGAACGCTGACGCTGGCCGGCAACAGCACCAACCAGCTCGGCTCCGCCGCACAACAGGTCCGGATCCAAGGCAGCCCGCTTTCCTCGATTCACAAGAAAGGCACCGGCACTTGGACCGTCTATCGCGGTGACTATCCGGTGGGAGGAGATCAATCGACTGCACTCTACGTGGAAGCCGGAAAAGTGCAGCTGCAGGTCAATTGGCAAGGCTCCATCTTCCTCACCGGCGGCACCTTGGAAGGCAATGCCATCACCGGCTCGATCACCAACAACGGCGGCACGCTCAACCTCACCACCCTCCAGCCCAAGGGCGTCACCACCCCCGGCACCGGCGGCACCCTCGCCTGCAATATCAATAGCGAAGTCCCCGGCACCGGCTTCGGCCGCCTACAGGTCACCGGCACCGTCAACCTCACCGGCCTCACCCTGAACCTCGCGCTGAACTACCAGCCCCTGAACAACGAGACCTTCACCATCATCGACAACGATAGCAACGACGCCGTCACCGGCATCTTCAATGGCATGCCCGAAGGATCCACCATCTACGCCGGCGGCCAGCCCTTCAAGATCACCTACAAGGGCGGCTCCGGAGCCAACGATGTGGTGCTGCTCTTCACCGGTATTGGCGCACCTGACCCGCAGATCACCCTGGTCCGCCCTCAACCCGATGGCACCGTCCGCATCGACGTTTCATGGCAGCCATCCAAGACCCTGACCCTGGAACGCGGCGTCAATGGAGGCCTCGCCCAATGGACCACCGCGAAAAGCGTGACGCTCGATGGGCAGGGCAAGGCAACCGTATTCGTCTCAGCTGGCGGTACTAAGCGGGAGTTCTTCCGCCTGCGAACGAATTGAAGCACATCTCGTAGAGACGACCTCGCCGCATGCGACCATGGCTCCTCATGGTCGCATGTTTTTTTCACGAGGGACTCACTGCTTCGGCTTCCACGCCAGCCTCCGACCAAAGTTGGACGCCAGGCCCTCTTCAAACGGCATCCCCTCCGTCCGTGGTCCTATTCACGGAAACGCAACGGTCCGTTAGACATCGTGTCATCGCCAGGACGACCCCCGATCAAAAAAACTCAATCATCCAATACCATGAAGACCATCGCTCTCCTCCCCTTCGCCGCTCTCATCACCACCACCAGCGTGCACGCCCAGGGCCCGCTTACCCCGCCACCTGGTGCACCGGCCCCTCTGATGAAGTCACTCGATCAAGTCGAAGCCCGCACCCCGCTTGTCGCCGGCCAAGCGGGCGTCACCATTGATGCCAATGGCGGCATCACCATCAGCCAATCGGGCAGCTACTACCTCACCGGAAACCTCACCCTCACCACGCCAGGAGTGAATGGCATCACCATCAGCACCAGCCATGTCACCCTGGACCTGAATGGATTCACCCTGACTAACGTCACCGGAAGCGGCGGCAATGCCGTGCTGATCACCGCCGGCAACGTCACCGTCCGGAATGGCATGATCCGCGGCGGCACCACTCTCTCCGGCAGCACGTTCACGGCTGCCGGATGGAACGACGGCATCACCGCGACCACGCCTTATCCCAATCTCGTCGTCGAAGGCGTCGAGGTCTCCGGCGTTCGGAATAACGGAATCTATCTCTGTTATGAAGGCACCCGCATCGAGCGGTGCTCCGTCACCACGGTGGGCGCCACCGGTCTCTTTGCCAGTTTGGTTTCCTCCAGCACCGCTCGCAAAACCGGCGCCATCGCGATCCTGGCATCCTCGGATCCCAGTTCGGCCGCCGTCTCCGATTGCTTCGCTGAAACCGTCTCGCCAACGCAGGAGGGAATTTCCGCATCCGATGGAGCCGTCAGCAATAGCAGGGGTATTGCCGTGGGAGGCCCTGGTATCTCTGCGGAAACCGCTACCAACTGCTACGGCACCAGTGGGTCCGGCACTGGCCTCATTGCCAACGTCGCCACCTGCTGCCACGGAGTCAGCATTTCGGGAGTGGGCATCACTGGCATCACCCTCATGAATTGCTACGGACAGAGTGTTACGGGATCCTTCGGAATCTCGGGCACCATGGCCACCAGCTGTGTCGCCAGCCGGGCTGGCGGCGTGGCCCTCTCGGTGGTCACCGCCAATGGCTGCCATACCTTGTCGGGCACCGTCACGGCGACCAACAAATACAACATGCCGTGAACTGAATGGCCAAACCTCCACTCCATACGGCCATGAAGCTCTTCCCGCTCTCCCATCTCGCCTCCTTCGCCTGCGCCGGTTTCTTGCTAGCGGCTCCGGAGCCAACGATGTGCTGCTGCTCTTCGTGGGAGTCGGCGCACCCGACCCACAGATCACCCTCGTTCGCCCTCAACCCGATGGCACCGTGCGCATCGACGTCTCCCGGCAACCCTCCAAGACCCTCACGCTGGAGCGCGGCGTCAATGGAAGCCTCGCCCAATGGACCACCGCAAAGAGCGTGACGCTCGATGGACAAGGCAAGGCAACCGTCTTCGTCACAGCAGGCGGCACTCCGCGGGAATTCTTCCGCCTGCGAACGAACTGAAGCAGATCTCATAGCGACGACCTCACCGCATGCGACCATGGCTCCCCATGGTCGCATGTTTCTTTTCACGGATGACTCGCCGCTTCAAGGCAACGCCCTGCACCTTCTCGACAGCTACCGCCTCCTCAAAGTCAAAGGCACCACTGCCTCCTTCCGCTGGCAGCCCGCCGCGTCCTGACTCAAAGGGGTGTCGAAGTTCCGGCGACACGGCTCCATCGTAGCGGAACGACTACGTCGTTCCGGCGGTGCGCACTCCGTTGGAAAATCGCCACCCGCAACTCTCCCTGCGTTCCCGCTTCGCCGTTTGTGAAGATGTGCTCATGAGGAGACGCACCGGCACTTGGCTGAAGCGCCACGCGACATGGATCTATCCACGCTAGCCTCCGACCAAAGTCGGACAACAGAGCCTCTTCAAACGGCATTCCCTCCGTCCGTGGTCCTATTCACAGAAATCTAACCGTCCGTTAGACATCGTGGCGTCACGACGACAACCCCAATCCAATCCTCAATCATCCAAACACCATGAAGACCACCGTTCTCCTCCCGCTTGCCGCCCTCATCGCCACCGCCACCGTGCACGGCCAAGGCTCCCTCACTCCGCCGCCCGGCGCACCGGCACCCGTGATGAAGTCACTCAATCAAATCGAAGCGCGCACCCCGCTGGTCGCCGGACAAGCCGGCGTTACCGTCGCCCCCACCGGCGAGATCACCATTACCACCTCGGGCAGCTACTATCTCACAGGCAACCTCATCACCACCGGCACGACCTCCTGTATCAATGTCGGCACTTACAACGTCACCCTTGACCTGAACGGCTTCACCGTCAGCCGCACCACGGGGACTGAAGTCAACACCGCAGGCATTCTCATTTCCGGCGCTGACAACCAAACCGTCACGATACGGAATGGCTTCATCATCGGCGGTGGCGTCGCCGCGGGATTCGCAGCCGCAATCGACACGCTCGACGGCTTCGAAGGAAACGTCCATGTGGACAATGTCCATTGCTCGAAAGTG is a window of Luteolibacter sp. Y139 DNA encoding:
- a CDS encoding sensor histidine kinase; the encoded protein is MTAPLRPSSEQLDTLIERIGVVPLKDMLRELLQRSAASLNVERVGYWSLDPDGRAIRREMQFLLSSGTHDSEPLVLEADTFPTYFAALHEGSNLIVASDTMSDPRLAEFHDIYFTPLGIGAMLDAPVHRHGRLFGVVCHEHVGGPREWTAQEVDFARYVAQWIALAVEIDERQRGEVALRESEARYRQVIEHTPTPTVVVDMETGRFTDANESALRFYGVDRTSLLAGGPADFSPEYQPDGRLSMDAAREKISQALGGETPYFDWVHRSGDGREIPCSVHLARVPGKGASVIAAVTDRTEQRRTEETIRRALENERELNELRSRFTSIVSHEFRTPLGIIMSAVELLRNYFDRLDEARRLELFEDIHSATRRMGALMEQVLVLGRADAGKLTFSPVPLDLEALCLKLTDESQSATVRRCPVEMTFENDLAGATADEPLLRHIFSNLLSNAAKYSPAGSPVEFRVRRDGDAAEFVVKDRGIGIPGDDQSRMFEAFQRAGNVGEIQGSGLGLLITKRCVELHGGSIGFISETGDGTAFTVRLPVFA
- a CDS encoding autotransporter-associated beta strand repeat-containing protein → MKTLLALLFTALAVCANAGTHVWSGAGANAYWNTAGNWSSGGVPVAGEAAPVKLIFPANATSRTSMLNIANLKIDSIEVDLTSGSYTFPTAGTSITFTGAAGDNFKVTGNSSSVTWQPGINLQSTCRFNVLVSPAYADFQGVISGNGGIVKTGNGDLKFSIGAVANTFTGTLRLEQGDILLEKAAGIACFGGKLEIVAGTCTVRQSQQIPANAVVEILGGTLAAAGNTTFTQTLNNVTMGGDSRINANVNGNITFGGTLDFVNDATTSPTISTASTGTLSFGGGTRTLYLPHPDSYLEVYAVIGDGPTATSLVKTGAGYLKLLSANTFSGTMEVKEGELDIANPNGLGSTAKGTTVRAGATLILNSTMTLPAGETITLEGDLEPAMQRSCPARSCSAALHPFMPPTASRSS